TGTCCTTGGCCAGCTTGACGAGCCGGCTCTTGTCGGTCGGGAAGGCGCGTGCGACGACATAGAGGTGCGGCAGGATCCGCTTGACCTCGTCGTCGGAGAGTCCCGAAAGCTCGGTCGAGGTCAGGACCAGGGCCTCGGGATCGTCCTCGAGGAGGCCGACGTCCTTGGCGATGGCCTGGGCGGTCTCTTTGGCGTCGCCGGTGATCATGACGACATGGATGCCGGCGTCCTTGGCGGTCTTCACCGAAGAGTAGGCGGTGGTGCGCAGCTCGTCGCGCATGCCGAAGACGCCGACCAGCGTCAGATCCTCCGGCAGCGCCTTGCTACCGTCGATCGGCGTGTCGGTGACGGCCACCGCGAGGAGGCGCATGGCGCGTCCCGAGAGCTCGCTCATGGCCGCCTGTAGCGGCCCTTGATCGCTCAGTTCCTGGGCGTTGCCGTCGGCGTCGAGCCAGTGGCGGCAGTTGCCCAGGATCACCTCGGGTGCGCCCTTCACCAGGGTCAGGGATTGCTCGCCGTCGACCTGGGTCGCCGAGAACTTGCGGGTGCTGTTGAAGGGGATCAGGTCGACGATATCGATCGCACCGTCCTGGGCCAGATAGGGCGAGACGAAGCGCAGCAGGGCCTGCTCGGTGCGGTCGGCGCCGACCATCTTGACGTCGTTCGGGTCACTCGCGTCGATGACGGCGCTGGTGTTGTTGCGCAGCGCGAAGCCGGCCTGGTCGCGCTGTGCCTGGGGGATGTCCTCGAGGCGCTCGCGGCGCGTGCCGGCCCCGTCGAGGAAGGCGCTCACCGACAGGCGGCCCTCGGTCAGGGTTCCGGTCTTGTCGGTGCAGAGGATGTTCAGACTGCCGGCGGTCTCGATGCCGAGCAGCTTGCGCACCAATACCTTGACGCTCAGCAGCTTCTTCATGTTGATGGCCAGAACCATCGCGATCATCATCGGCAGCCCTTCGGGGACGGCGACGACGATGACGATGATCGCCAGGATCGCGGCGGTCACGACGTCCTTGACGATCAGGCCTGTGTCCTCGGCCCAATAGGTCTCCATGCCGCCGCCCTGGAGGAAGATGTTGTTGAACATGAAGGCGAGGAAGATGACGGTCGCACCGATGTAGCCGAAGGTCGCGATATGCCCGCCGAGCGCCGTCAGCTTGTGCTGCAGAGGCGAGAGGCGGTCCTCGGCGGAGACCAGTTCCTTCATCGTTTGGCCGTAGCGGGTACGATCACCGACAGCGGTCACGTGCATCACGCACTCGCCGTCGATCAGCAGGCCGGCGCGGTAGAGCCGGCTCTCGTCGTTCGCGGCACCCGGGTCGGTGTCCTCGGGCAGGGCCTGTTTCTTGACCGGTTCGGACTCGCCTGTCAGGGCCGCCTCGTCGATCTCGGCATGGCCCGCGATCAGCAAGCCGTCGCTCGGCACCGTGTCGCCGGGCTGGAGCAAGACATGGTCGCCGACGACTAGGTCGTTGATCGGGATCTCGGTCAGGTGGCCGTTGCGGAACACCTTGACCCGGATCATCGAGGCCTCCTCCAGCAGCTTCTGGAAGGATTGCTCGTTGCTGTACTCGGACCAGGTCGCGACGAAGGTGGCGATGACGACCGCGAAGGCGATGCCGACGCTCTCGTACCACTTGGCGTAGCCGAACAGCCAGAGGGCGAGCGTGATCAGCAGGGCGACGATCAAAATGATGATGATCGGGTCCTTCAAATTGCC
This portion of the Thioflavicoccus mobilis 8321 genome encodes:
- a CDS encoding calcium-translocating P-type ATPase, PMCA-type, with the protein product MKFIYPGLTDEEVTRARAEHGSNAVASQETESFWEKLVGNLKDPIIIILIVALLITLALWLFGYAKWYESVGIAFAVVIATFVATWSEYSNEQSFQKLLEEASMIRVKVFRNGHLTEIPINDLVVGDHVLLQPGDTVPSDGLLIAGHAEIDEAALTGESEPVKKQALPEDTDPGAANDESRLYRAGLLIDGECVMHVTAVGDRTRYGQTMKELVSAEDRLSPLQHKLTALGGHIATFGYIGATVIFLAFMFNNIFLQGGGMETYWAEDTGLIVKDVVTAAILAIIVIVVAVPEGLPMMIAMVLAINMKKLLSVKVLVRKLLGIETAGSLNILCTDKTGTLTEGRLSVSAFLDGAGTRRERLEDIPQAQRDQAGFALRNNTSAVIDASDPNDVKMVGADRTEQALLRFVSPYLAQDGAIDIVDLIPFNSTRKFSATQVDGEQSLTLVKGAPEVILGNCRHWLDADGNAQELSDQGPLQAAMSELSGRAMRLLAVAVTDTPIDGSKALPEDLTLVGVFGMRDELRTTAYSSVKTAKDAGIHVVMITGDAKETAQAIAKDVGLLEDDPEALVLTSTELSGLSDDEVKRILPHLYVVARAFPTDKSRLVKLAKDIGLVAGMTGDGVNDAPAVKNADVGFAMGSGTEMTKESSDIVILDDNFSSLTKAVLYGRTLFKSIRKFLIFQLTVNVSAILVVFLGQFFGFDLPLTMTQLLWLNIIMDTLAGLAFAGEAALERYMQERPLRRDEPLINADMWSSILINGGVIALLSILFLTSPTTQGWFSGGHPLGSPEAEAKFLTAFFAFFVFIQVFNTFNARTQGLNLFEHLLDNRLFSIIVPSIMAIQVIFISFGGEVLRTVGLSLHEWFLVLALAILIVPIDLLRKLVRNLMFANPVHQGA